Proteins encoded within one genomic window of Camelina sativa cultivar DH55 chromosome 19, Cs, whole genome shotgun sequence:
- the LOC104767099 gene encoding WEB family protein At2g17940-like isoform X1, which translates to MERVTGWRIDRAEIETRAAFASVKEVVAMFGEKVLAGEIYATRLREIRTKETKSIPSGPTPLSRLRSLTLELDQTRETLTRTLQLNTILTNRVKSLTQELEHGRKEIQQLSRTRSSRLDNPESEELKFMEQHHTKTTSKDVEEEVVTTEELEKRRLVTFASSPLLMRVMSSVREEEEKKNKENDFERDCSVKKTKSKRGFAPFMGWFRANRGRD; encoded by the exons ATGGAGAGAGTGACCGGTTGGAGAATTGATCGGGCGGAGATAGAGACGAGAGCAGCGTTTGCGTCGGTGAAAGAAGTGGTGGCCATGTTCGGAGAAAAAGTTTTAGCCGGAGAGATCTATGCAACTAGGCTTAGAGAG ATTCggacaaaggaaacaaaatcaattcCGAGTGGGCCGACTCCTCTATCAAGACTACGATCTCTTACACTCGAGCTCGATCAGACCAGAGAAACTCTTACAAGAACGCTACAACTAAACACCATCCTCACCAACAGAGTCAAATCTCTAACACAAGAACTTGAACATGGGAGGAAGGAGATACAACAACTCAGCAGGACGAGGTCGAGTCGCCTAGACAATCCGGAGAGTGAGGAACTCAAGTTCATGGAACAGCATCACACGAAGACGACGTCtaaagatgttgaagaagagGTTGTAACGACGGAGGAGCTCGAGAAGAGGAGACTCGTCACATTCGCGAGCTCGCCTTTGCTGATGCGTGTGATGTCAAGCGTgagggaagaagaggagaagaagaataaagagaatgattttgagagagattgttcGGTCAagaagacaaaatcaaagaggGGTTTTGCTCCGTTCATGGGATGGTTTAGAGCAAACCGAGGACGAGATTGA
- the LOC104767099 gene encoding WEB family protein At2g17940-like isoform X2, producing the protein MERVTGWRIDRAEIETRAAFASVKEVVAMFGEKVLAGEIYATRLREETKSIPSGPTPLSRLRSLTLELDQTRETLTRTLQLNTILTNRVKSLTQELEHGRKEIQQLSRTRSSRLDNPESEELKFMEQHHTKTTSKDVEEEVVTTEELEKRRLVTFASSPLLMRVMSSVREEEEKKNKENDFERDCSVKKTKSKRGFAPFMGWFRANRGRD; encoded by the exons ATGGAGAGAGTGACCGGTTGGAGAATTGATCGGGCGGAGATAGAGACGAGAGCAGCGTTTGCGTCGGTGAAAGAAGTGGTGGCCATGTTCGGAGAAAAAGTTTTAGCCGGAGAGATCTATGCAACTAGGCTTAGAGAG gaaacaaaatcaattcCGAGTGGGCCGACTCCTCTATCAAGACTACGATCTCTTACACTCGAGCTCGATCAGACCAGAGAAACTCTTACAAGAACGCTACAACTAAACACCATCCTCACCAACAGAGTCAAATCTCTAACACAAGAACTTGAACATGGGAGGAAGGAGATACAACAACTCAGCAGGACGAGGTCGAGTCGCCTAGACAATCCGGAGAGTGAGGAACTCAAGTTCATGGAACAGCATCACACGAAGACGACGTCtaaagatgttgaagaagagGTTGTAACGACGGAGGAGCTCGAGAAGAGGAGACTCGTCACATTCGCGAGCTCGCCTTTGCTGATGCGTGTGATGTCAAGCGTgagggaagaagaggagaagaagaataaagagaatgattttgagagagattgttcGGTCAagaagacaaaatcaaagaggGGTTTTGCTCCGTTCATGGGATGGTTTAGAGCAAACCGAGGACGAGATTGA